Proteins encoded in a region of the Oscillatoria nigro-viridis PCC 7112 genome:
- a CDS encoding peptidoglycan-binding protein, which produces MAPSQKSDGAHFYPHAIVNLRFNNSNPVAAPGTSNHQTGLAIDIEDATGWEVYLMRYGWNPLPGDPPHFDYQGDAILDLRSQSILAFQQLWNQNHPNEIISEDGGFGPKTEAALNRSPAQGFPKAPWDDKPRTLRLAKPRMEGSDVLKLQEALKKAGIVVGSDGEFGPATDKAVKEFQQKKGLIADGIVSAKTREQMA; this is translated from the coding sequence GTGGCCCCATCCCAGAAATCGGATGGGGCGCATTTTTACCCCCATGCCATCGTAAACCTCCGCTTCAATAACTCTAATCCTGTAGCTGCACCAGGAACCAGCAACCACCAAACTGGGTTAGCGATCGACATTGAAGATGCAACAGGCTGGGAAGTTTATTTGATGCGGTATGGCTGGAATCCATTACCAGGCGATCCACCTCACTTCGACTACCAAGGCGACGCCATCCTCGATCTTCGCAGTCAATCAATACTCGCATTTCAGCAGCTTTGGAATCAGAACCATCCTAATGAAATAATTAGCGAGGATGGGGGCTTTGGTCCCAAAACCGAGGCGGCACTTAATCGTTCTCCAGCTCAAGGTTTTCCTAAAGCGCCGTGGGATGACAAACCCAGAACGTTGCGCTTGGCAAAGCCTAGAATGGAAGGCTCGGATGTACTCAAGCTTCAGGAAGCCTTGAAGAAGGCTGGCATTGTAGTTGGGTCTGATGGTGAATTTGGACCAGCAACAGATAAAGCTGTCAAGGAATTTCAGCAGAAAAAAGGTTTAATCGCAGACGGAATTGTTAGTGCCAAAACCCGCGAACAAATGGCTTAA
- a CDS encoding ParA family protein, which yields MLKVAIFNFKGGTGKSTTVLNLGACLAASKCRVLLLDLDGQRTLSFGLGQDGQQPTALDWLQGDNVEPLNTEVKNLWLIPGDLGLFQLQSPHDLFTPALSKLKGFDVCLMDCSPGLSSVSVQALLACDRVLIPTLCEPAALKGLSEAVELIRGEQTGVPIEVLRTRYKSRLLLTQEADSLLVEASVELDYRLLHTVIPDNIAVAESIAQQKPVTAYAAKSSGASSYRFLAKECKKLWRLS from the coding sequence ATGTTGAAGGTCGCTATTTTCAATTTCAAGGGCGGTACGGGGAAAAGTACCACAGTTTTAAACTTAGGAGCTTGCCTCGCTGCAAGTAAGTGTCGCGTCCTGCTGCTCGACTTGGATGGGCAGCGCACCCTCAGTTTTGGGTTAGGTCAAGACGGTCAGCAGCCGACAGCTTTAGATTGGCTTCAGGGGGATAACGTAGAGCCATTAAATACAGAGGTAAAAAATCTGTGGCTGATTCCGGGGGATTTGGGACTGTTCCAGTTGCAGTCACCTCATGATTTATTCACCCCAGCCCTCTCTAAGCTGAAGGGGTTTGATGTGTGCCTGATGGATTGTTCGCCTGGGCTTTCCTCTGTTTCGGTACAGGCTTTGTTGGCGTGCGATCGCGTGTTGATTCCGACTCTGTGCGAACCGGCTGCTCTCAAAGGGTTGTCGGAAGCGGTGGAATTAATTCGAGGGGAGCAAACAGGAGTGCCAATTGAGGTGTTACGGACTCGCTATAAGTCGCGCTTGCTGTTGACCCAGGAAGCTGACAGTTTGCTGGTTGAGGCTTCTGTGGAACTGGACTATCGGCTGCTGCATACGGTGATTCCTGACAACATTGCTGTGGCAGAATCCATTGCTCAGCAAAAGCCTGTCACCGCCTATGCTGCCAAGTCCTCCGGTGCTTCATCTTATCGGTTTTTAGCTAAAGAGTGCAAAAAATTGTGGAGGTTGTCGTGA
- a CDS encoding transposase — translation MLPYADKLLRSLVVDRARWHTSEKVVVPEGIFLEYLPPYSPELQPAERLWCLADELKVNKSFDSLDDARRSARLALSNFSDDHDRENQKSYLLSLVVRARNFSHRITDNFPLLLTS, via the coding sequence GTGCTGCCGTATGCTGATAAGCTGCTACGCAGCTTAGTAGTTGACAGGGCGCGCTGGCATACGAGTGAAAAAGTGGTTGTTCCAGAAGGAATCTTTCTTGAGTATTTGCCGCCTTATTCTCCTGAACTTCAGCCAGCAGAAAGGCTGTGGTGTCTTGCCGATGAACTGAAAGTTAATAAAAGTTTTGACAGCCTTGATGATGCGAGAAGAAGTGCTCGCCTCGCGCTATCAAATTTTAGCGACGACCATGACAGAGAGAATCAAAAATCTTACCTTTTATCATTGGTGGTCAGAGCCAGAAATTTTAGCCACAGGATAACTGATAATTTTCCTCTTCTACTAACTTCATAA
- a CDS encoding tyrosine-type recombinase/integrase, whose protein sequence is MLANPSSLNSLVTVSSLLETWTEFLALDVAAGDAAQDTADTYRRQLRLFLSWCDCASPQINPTSATKEDIKRYRRFLVDDRSLKPATVALKLSVVRRFYDAAVEKGLILTNPALSIKPPREKRDAAEKVTYLEKSEVEKLLAAIKSDGSVKALRDKALLAIMALEGPRTVEMHRANIADLVQQGNNLGIRVEGKGSIRIVPLTPEIALALMNYLEARKAMEVLAPSSPLFVAVGYRAGGQRISRRGIRKVVDGYLKEAGLKHSPGRTISTHSLRHTAGTLALRAGAELRQVQDLLGHKDPRTTSIYTHVAERWANNPALKLGITIGQ, encoded by the coding sequence ATGCTCGCCAATCCCTCCAGCCTCAACTCCTTGGTTACGGTTTCTAGCCTCCTGGAGACCTGGACCGAATTCCTCGCTCTTGATGTCGCTGCGGGGGACGCAGCACAGGATACCGCCGATACCTACCGTCGCCAGTTGCGACTGTTCCTATCCTGGTGCGATTGCGCCAGCCCCCAAATCAACCCGACCAGTGCAACCAAAGAAGATATCAAGCGCTACCGTCGCTTTTTAGTGGACGATCGTTCATTGAAGCCGGCAACAGTAGCCCTAAAATTATCGGTAGTCAGGCGCTTCTATGATGCAGCCGTGGAGAAGGGGCTAATTTTGACCAACCCTGCCCTCAGCATCAAACCACCGAGGGAAAAGCGAGATGCTGCTGAGAAGGTGACTTACCTAGAAAAGTCGGAAGTCGAGAAGTTGCTGGCGGCGATTAAGAGCGACGGCAGCGTGAAGGCGCTGCGGGACAAGGCGCTGCTGGCGATTATGGCGCTGGAGGGGCCGCGCACGGTGGAGATGCACCGGGCTAATATTGCTGATTTGGTACAGCAGGGCAATAATTTGGGGATTCGGGTGGAGGGGAAGGGCAGCATTAGGATTGTGCCGCTAACGCCGGAAATTGCGCTGGCTCTGATGAATTACTTGGAAGCGAGAAAAGCGATGGAAGTGCTTGCGCCCTCTAGCCCGCTGTTTGTAGCTGTGGGATACCGGGCAGGTGGGCAGCGGATTAGCCGCCGGGGGATACGGAAGGTTGTAGATGGCTATTTAAAGGAAGCAGGGCTGAAACATTCGCCGGGGCGCACGATATCGACCCACAGTTTGAGACATACGGCGGGAACGCTGGCGCTGCGAGCCGGGGCAGAACTGCGGCAAGTGCAGGACTTGTTGGGGCATAAAGACCCCAGGACGACTTCTATTTATACTCACGTAGCGGAGCGATGGGCCAATAATCCGGCTCTGAAGTTAGGGATTACAATTGGGCAGTAA
- a CDS encoding RHS repeat-associated core domain-containing protein, with protein MARFNYDSFGNLRNASGTEASLPGNAGSATVFVAAIDPTDINAPTINISLEDDAEITAPVNITGTISDSDLAYYTLEVAPVGGGQIPGDGGGFKEVYRGTAAVSNGTVATFDPTVLANGAYVLKFTAFDTNGNGSTTERTVNVAGDLKLGNFRLSFTDLTVPVAGIPINVTRTYDSLNANNSDDFGYGWRMEFRDTDLKTSLKADPIYEELGINTVAFDSKTKVFITLPGGKRETFTFKPTPSHLNQYLGAAGPGAAMYKPAFESQKGSTMTLTVKDANLVRNEYGEYYGVNGQPFNPENPAFGGVYVLTTQEGLVYEIDAKTGDLLTATDANGNKLTFSDAGIASSTGKSVTFERDVAGRIVGVVDPDGKKVKYEYDAKGDLVAVKDRENNATRFEYEDEDRPHFLTEVIDSLGRSGVKTEYDEKGRLKQMIDANGSAVELVYDPNNSIQKVKDVFGKETTYVYDSRGNVLTEIDPLGKRIDRTYDANNNVLTETVITSELNAAGNPVSVRATTEWTYDSRGNKLTEKDALGNVSRWTYNSRGQVLTETDALGNSASYTYSPSGNLLTTKDAAGNVTKYSYDMRGNILSLTDAANNITRFQYDGGGNVTNLEDASGNKATYIYDSNGNMQRETMKVATPTGEKEFVTEWTYNNSGQIKSVTQGGRTVTYEYSAGRQSASIENNRRTEYRYNSEGKLVETIYPDDTPSNSDNSRTITVYDKGGRQRATIDRDGGVTHYKYDDAGRLTETIYPNETANQVQQLLNAISPGQTPQLIDWTNIVYPDSTPAYLATNSRTKTEYYKTGEVKAEIDISGNRTEYEYDAAGRVSLTRFDATNYITYTYDAVGNRKTETVFAGGTSTTTTYDSKGQVTATTDPNGKTTKFEYDANGQLKAVVDALLHRTEYAYDSAGNLTSIKDALGQVTAYEYDDKGRRKAVIRPDSKRSTFVYDDVANAVTITDFNNKTVKYTYNDQNQVVAKQYQNVSGATVSVTYATNGLEETITDSRGATVYKYDSLGQVISRKDPTGPYLASGNSIEYKYESGQVSEVKTPTRTTGYTYDSEGRLKTVSTPDMGTVTYDYDSLGNLWKTSYPNNLVETRIYDSLGRLDLVKTVKVDPVTKVELQVVSSYDYAVDNVGNRREVLESSGRKVEYKYDDLNRLLEEKITNDPSGKNRVVGYTYDAVGNRLSKTDSVSGVTTYIYNNLNQLSTSTTNGVATIYSYDSNGNLISEVTGSSSTVYRWENDGENRLMGVTVNEGGVTRNVGYQYNAQGIRVGKVVDGVETRYLIDELQPYSQVVEEYDAGGNAKGSYVYGYDLVGKLQGGQSSFYHVDGLGSTRVLTNGLGAVTDSYSYDAYGNSIVSTGGSNNADLFAGEQRDGETGLDYLRARYYDPFLGRFVSADAYEGTLNDPMSLHDYQYAHANPVVNTDPSGYWSIQELLASIQVQSILSGMQSIGLTYARAKIFGSAVLTGSFFTGFLGAILGAFRGASNSIENYSMSSGKTVEETMIEGSLKGALEGAVSGAIIGGASYGLGALIGPALAATLGNVGGGIITGATSSIGGTLTFKLFNYATGQEEKFELYAFMRDIGYAGALGAIGGALFIRAGQAPPNNPQLIAHWQPPRYPVTPQSQLREGDWVMIGGKGILNYLASGIWTKFYRYRNAFTTTVPGATLSYPTGFMDAWKGLIGQRIYTNYIPPHPTPPPIPPRPPAP; from the coding sequence ATGGCTCGGTTTAATTATGATAGTTTTGGTAATTTGCGGAATGCTTCGGGGACGGAGGCTTCTTTACCTGGGAATGCTGGAAGTGCGACTGTTTTTGTAGCAGCAATTGACCCCACCGACATCAACGCGCCAACTATCAACATCAGTTTAGAAGATGATGCAGAAATCACCGCGCCTGTCAATATCACCGGCACAATTAGTGACAGCGATTTAGCTTACTATACATTGGAAGTTGCTCCGGTTGGTGGCGGCCAAATTCCGGGCGATGGCGGAGGATTTAAGGAGGTTTATCGGGGAACTGCTGCTGTCAGCAACGGAACGGTTGCGACTTTTGACCCGACTGTTTTGGCCAACGGCGCTTACGTTCTCAAGTTCACTGCATTCGATACCAACGGCAACGGTTCGACTACTGAAAGGACGGTGAATGTTGCGGGCGATTTGAAGTTGGGGAATTTCCGGTTGTCGTTTACTGATTTGACGGTTCCGGTGGCGGGTATTCCGATTAACGTGACTCGGACTTACGATTCTTTGAATGCGAATAATAGCGATGATTTCGGCTACGGCTGGCGGATGGAATTCCGGGATACTGATTTGAAGACTTCTTTGAAGGCTGACCCGATTTACGAGGAGTTGGGCATCAATACCGTAGCTTTTGATAGCAAGACTAAGGTATTCATCACCCTACCCGGAGGTAAGCGGGAAACCTTTACTTTTAAGCCGACTCCGAGTCATTTGAATCAGTATTTAGGGGCTGCTGGGCCGGGGGCTGCGATGTACAAACCCGCGTTTGAATCTCAAAAGGGTTCGACGATGACTCTGACGGTTAAGGATGCGAATTTGGTCAGGAACGAGTACGGCGAGTATTACGGGGTGAACGGGCAGCCCTTCAATCCTGAAAATCCTGCTTTTGGTGGGGTTTATGTGTTGACGACTCAGGAAGGGTTGGTTTACGAGATTGATGCTAAAACTGGGGATTTGCTGACTGCTACTGATGCGAATGGGAATAAGCTGACTTTTAGCGATGCGGGGATTGCAAGTTCGACTGGTAAGTCGGTGACTTTTGAGAGGGATGTTGCTGGGAGGATTGTCGGTGTTGTTGACCCGGATGGGAAGAAGGTTAAATACGAATACGATGCGAAAGGGGATTTGGTTGCTGTTAAGGATAGGGAGAATAATGCAACTCGGTTTGAGTATGAAGATGAGGACAGACCGCACTTTTTGACTGAGGTTATCGATTCGTTGGGACGGAGTGGAGTTAAGACTGAGTACGACGAGAAAGGTCGCCTCAAACAGATGATTGATGCGAATGGGTCGGCGGTTGAGTTGGTTTATGACCCGAATAATTCGATTCAGAAGGTTAAGGATGTTTTCGGGAAGGAAACTACTTACGTTTATGACAGTCGCGGGAATGTTTTAACTGAGATTGACCCGTTAGGTAAGCGGATTGACAGGACTTACGATGCCAACAACAACGTTCTGACTGAAACTGTAATTACTAGCGAGTTAAATGCTGCTGGCAATCCAGTGTCAGTGAGGGCAACTACTGAATGGACTTACGACAGTCGGGGGAATAAGTTAACTGAGAAAGATGCTTTGGGTAATGTTTCGCGGTGGACTTATAACAGTCGCGGACAGGTTTTAACTGAGACTGATGCGTTGGGGAATAGTGCGAGTTATACCTATTCTCCCAGTGGTAATTTGCTGACAACTAAGGATGCGGCGGGGAATGTTACTAAGTATAGTTATGATATGAGGGGAAATATTCTAAGCCTCACCGATGCAGCTAATAACATCACCCGCTTTCAGTACGATGGTGGAGGTAATGTAACTAATTTAGAAGACGCATCAGGCAACAAAGCTACCTACATCTACGACAGCAACGGCAATATGCAGCGGGAGACAATGAAAGTAGCAACTCCCACTGGAGAGAAAGAATTTGTAACAGAATGGACTTACAACAACTCAGGACAAATCAAGTCAGTTACTCAAGGAGGCCGCACCGTAACATACGAATACTCAGCCGGACGCCAAAGTGCCAGCATCGAGAACAACCGCCGTACCGAGTACCGCTACAACTCCGAAGGTAAGTTAGTTGAAACTATTTATCCCGACGATACTCCCAGCAACTCTGACAATTCCCGAACCATTACTGTTTACGATAAAGGCGGCCGTCAAAGGGCTACTATCGACCGTGACGGAGGAGTTACTCACTACAAATACGATGACGCGGGACGGCTGACTGAAACTATTTATCCCAACGAAACAGCTAATCAAGTACAGCAATTGCTGAACGCTATTTCTCCGGGTCAAACTCCTCAATTGATTGACTGGACAAATATCGTTTATCCCGACAGTACCCCAGCTTATTTAGCCACCAATTCCCGCACTAAAACTGAATACTACAAAACTGGGGAAGTCAAAGCAGAAATCGATATTTCGGGGAACCGTACCGAGTACGAATACGATGCAGCAGGTCGCGTCAGTCTGACTCGTTTTGATGCTACCAATTACATCACCTATACTTACGATGCAGTTGGAAATCGCAAGACTGAAACTGTTTTTGCTGGGGGAACTTCGACTACTACTACTTATGATAGTAAAGGTCAGGTTACAGCAACGACTGACCCGAATGGCAAAACTACTAAGTTTGAATACGATGCTAACGGACAACTCAAGGCTGTTGTCGATGCTTTGCTTCATCGTACTGAATACGCTTACGATAGTGCGGGCAATTTGACAAGTATTAAGGATGCTTTGGGTCAGGTAACGGCTTACGAATACGATGACAAAGGTCGCCGCAAGGCGGTAATTCGACCGGATAGCAAGCGTTCTACTTTTGTTTACGATGATGTGGCTAACGCTGTCACGATTACGGATTTTAATAACAAGACGGTTAAGTATACTTACAACGACCAAAACCAAGTTGTTGCTAAGCAGTATCAGAATGTTAGCGGTGCAACTGTTAGCGTTACTTACGCTACAAATGGGTTGGAAGAAACAATTACTGACAGTCGGGGCGCGACTGTTTACAAGTATGACAGTTTGGGGCAGGTAATTTCTCGAAAAGACCCCACTGGCCCTTATCTTGCTAGCGGGAATTCGATTGAATATAAGTATGAATCCGGGCAAGTTAGTGAGGTTAAGACTCCAACTCGCACGACTGGCTATACCTATGATTCTGAGGGGCGTTTGAAGACGGTTAGTACGCCGGATATGGGGACGGTGACGTATGATTACGATTCTCTGGGGAATCTCTGGAAAACTTCGTATCCGAACAATTTAGTTGAGACTCGTATCTACGATAGTTTGGGTCGTTTGGATTTGGTGAAGACGGTTAAGGTTGACCCGGTGACTAAGGTGGAGTTGCAGGTTGTTTCTAGTTACGATTATGCTGTCGATAATGTTGGTAATCGCAGGGAGGTATTGGAAAGTAGCGGTCGTAAGGTTGAGTACAAGTATGATGATTTAAATCGGTTGTTGGAGGAGAAGATTACTAATGACCCTAGCGGGAAAAATCGGGTTGTTGGTTACACTTACGATGCTGTGGGGAATCGGTTGAGTAAGACTGATTCTGTGAGTGGGGTAACGACTTATATTTACAACAATTTGAATCAGCTATCTACGTCTACAACTAATGGTGTTGCCACTATTTATTCTTACGATAGTAATGGGAATTTGATTTCGGAGGTGACTGGAAGCAGTTCTACTGTTTATCGGTGGGAGAATGATGGTGAGAATCGGTTGATGGGGGTGACGGTTAATGAGGGTGGTGTTACTCGGAATGTTGGGTATCAATATAATGCTCAGGGGATAAGGGTTGGTAAGGTTGTTGATGGGGTGGAGACTCGGTATTTGATTGATGAGTTGCAGCCTTATTCTCAGGTTGTTGAGGAGTATGATGCTGGGGGGAATGCTAAGGGTTCTTATGTTTACGGGTACGATTTGGTTGGTAAGTTACAGGGTGGTCAATCGTCGTTTTATCACGTTGATGGGTTGGGTAGTACGAGGGTTTTGACGAATGGTTTGGGGGCGGTTACTGATAGTTATTCTTATGATGCTTACGGGAATTCGATTGTCTCGACTGGGGGTTCTAATAATGCTGATTTGTTTGCTGGGGAACAGCGGGATGGGGAGACTGGGTTGGATTATTTGCGGGCGCGGTATTATGACCCGTTTTTAGGGAGGTTTGTTTCGGCTGATGCTTATGAGGGGACGCTGAATGACCCGATGAGTTTGCATGATTATCAGTATGCTCATGCTAATCCGGTTGTTAATACTGACCCTAGCGGGTATTGGTCTATACAAGAGCTGTTGGCAAGTATTCAAGTGCAGAGCATTTTATCAGGAATGCAAAGCATTGGTCTCACTTATGCAAGGGCTAAGATTTTTGGTTCAGCAGTATTAACGGGCTCCTTTTTTACCGGTTTTCTGGGAGCAATACTAGGAGCATTTAGAGGAGCATCTAATAGCATAGAAAACTATTCGATGTCCAGTGGGAAAACGGTGGAAGAAACAATGATAGAAGGATCACTAAAAGGAGCTTTAGAAGGGGCTGTTAGTGGTGCAATAATTGGCGGAGCAAGTTACGGTTTAGGGGCATTAATTGGTCCTGCTTTAGCTGCTACTTTAGGAAATGTAGGAGGTGGGATAATTACTGGCGCAACGAGCAGCATTGGAGGAACACTTACTTTTAAGCTGTTCAATTACGCAACTGGTCAGGAAGAAAAATTTGAACTATATGCTTTTATGAGAGATATAGGATATGCTGGAGCTTTAGGGGCGATTGGAGGTGCGCTATTTATTCGAGCCGGACAAGCTCCCCCTAACAACCCTCAGCTAATAGCTCATTGGCAGCCGCCGCGTTACCCCGTAACCCCACAAAGTCAATTACGAGAAGGAGATTGGGTGATGATTGGAGGCAAAGGGATTCTTAACTATCTTGCGTCAGGTATCTGGACTAAGTTTTACCGATACCGGAATGCTTTTACAACAACAGTACCTGGGGCTACATTAAGTTATCCGACTGGATTTATGGATGCTTGGAAAGGATTAATAGGACAACGAATTTACACCAATTATATTCCCCCTCATCCAACTCCTCCTCCTATTCCTCCAAGGCCTCCCGCTCCTTAA
- a CDS encoding site-specific integrase: protein MNQTDFSEALPSKRIVALEASLDAKIERYFDPLDTDPDVLKQLLADKRSENTRRAYERDVNDFLVTMTGKSAVPDNVLEFLHLEERQAVAVVLKYKAKLIEKGLKEATVNRRLAAVKSLVEMGRKLGACHYTLGDIKGEKVTSYRDTTGVDRPTFERVRSGAIGQLWRGSVTMLCSGCCGVMLCGETKSAS from the coding sequence ATGAACCAAACTGACTTTTCGGAAGCGTTGCCCTCGAAGAGGATCGTCGCCCTCGAAGCTTCCCTTGATGCCAAAATTGAGAGGTATTTCGATCCTTTAGACACTGACCCCGACGTGCTCAAACAACTGTTAGCTGACAAGCGCTCGGAAAATACCAGACGGGCCTATGAGCGTGATGTCAATGACTTTTTAGTAACTATGACGGGAAAATCCGCCGTACCTGATAACGTTTTGGAGTTCCTGCACCTGGAAGAGCGTCAGGCCGTGGCGGTGGTTCTCAAGTATAAAGCCAAGCTGATTGAGAAAGGGTTGAAGGAAGCGACTGTTAATCGCCGACTGGCGGCTGTCAAGTCGTTGGTGGAGATGGGTCGCAAGCTCGGCGCGTGTCACTATACGCTAGGGGATATAAAGGGAGAGAAAGTTACCAGCTACCGCGATACGACTGGGGTTGACCGACCAACTTTTGAGCGGGTGCGATCGGGTGCGATCGGGCAACTCTGGCGGGGAAGCGTGACTATGCTTTGCTCCGGCTGCTGTGGGGTAATGCTTTGCGGCGAAACGAAGTCTGCCAGTTAA
- a CDS encoding tyrosine-type recombinase/integrase → MRRNEVCQLNVRDFDPASKSLRILGKGRGTQAEVVDLGAATVQAITDWLDARGGNSSQDAPLFTALDFANTGHRLTGDGLRRIIVRHCENAGISKQMSPHRIRHSAITAALDATDGDVRKVQKLSRHRNLNTLMIYDDNRGRDQQDVTEMLDSMF, encoded by the coding sequence TTGCGGCGAAACGAAGTCTGCCAGTTAAACGTTCGAGATTTTGACCCAGCTAGTAAGAGTTTGCGGATTCTGGGGAAAGGACGCGGGACGCAAGCTGAGGTTGTGGACTTGGGAGCGGCAACAGTGCAGGCCATTACCGACTGGTTGGACGCCAGGGGCGGCAACTCCTCTCAGGACGCGCCACTATTCACGGCCCTCGACTTTGCGAATACGGGTCATCGGCTAACAGGCGACGGCTTGAGAAGAATCATTGTCCGTCACTGCGAGAATGCTGGTATCAGTAAACAGATGTCACCTCACCGCATCCGACATTCAGCTATCACGGCGGCACTGGACGCAACAGACGGGGATGTGCGGAAGGTTCAGAAACTCAGCAGGCACAGGAATTTAAACACGCTCATGATATATGACGACAACCGGGGTCGCGACCAACAGGACGTTACCGAAATGCTTGACTCTATGTTTTGA